Below is a genomic region from Streptomyces ferrugineus.
CCGTCACCCGGTGGCGGGCTCCGCCGCCACGGCAGCCACCGGACGAGTTTCGGGCAGCAGCGCGAAGCACCCCAGACTGAACAGCGCGACCCCCGTCAGATACGCCCCCACGCCCCAGGGCACCCGGCCGCCCTGCTCGGCCAGCGCCGTCGCCACGATCGGGGTGAGCGCGCCCCCGAGGACACCGCCGAGGTTGTAGCCCACCGCGGCGCCCGTGCAGCGGACCCGGGGCTCGTACAACTCCGGCAGATACGCGGCGATCACGGCGAACATCGTGATGAACGCGATCATCGCCCCGAGGAATCCGAGGAACATCAGCAGCGGCTCCGCCGTGGCGAGGAGCGTGATCATCGGGAACATCCACAGGGCGGAGGCGAAGCACCCGATCAGGCACAGGGGCCGCCGCCCGTACCGGTCACCGAGGATCGCCACCAGCGGTGTGAGCGAGCCCTTGACGACCACCGCGCACATGATGCAGGTCAGCATGATGCCGCGGTTCACCCCGAGTCGTTCCGTGGCGTAGGCGAGGGACCAGGTCGTCACCGTGTAGAAGATCGCGTATCCGATCGACAGCGCCCCGGCGGTCAGCAGCACCAGCCGCCAGTGGTCGCGTACCACCTCGGCGAGCGGCACGCGCGCGTGGTCGTCGAGTTCGAGGAACCGCGGACTCTCGGCGAGCGACGACCGCAGCCACAGCCCCACCATCGCGAGCACACCCGCCGCCCAGAACGGCACCCGCCATCCCCATGCGGCGAACTGCGTGTCGGACAGCCCCAGCACCACACCGTTGGCGAGCAGGAAGCCCAGCGCGGGCCCGACCTGCGGAAAGCTCGACCACAGACCGCGCCGCCCGGCGGGCGCGTGCTCCACCGTCAGCAGCACGGCCCCGCCCCACTCGCCGCCGAGCCCGAGCCCCTGAAGGAAACGCAGCACGAGCAGCAGCAGGGGAGCGGCCACACCGATCGCCCCGTACGTCGGTACGCAGCCGACCGCGACCGTGGAGGCACCGGTCAGCAACAGCGAGGCGACGAGGACCGGCCGGCGTCCGTGCCGGTCCCCGATGTGCCCGAACAGCACCGACCCCAGGGGCCGCGCCACAAAACCCACTCCGAACGTCGCGAAGGCGGCCAGGGTCCCCGCCACCGGCGAGAACGTCGGGAAGAACAGGGGTCCCAGAACCAGCGCGGCCGCAGTCCCGTAGACGAAGAAGTCGTAGAACTCGATGGCCGTCCCGGCGAGCGAGGCGGCGGCGAGCCGCAGCATGGACGGCGGCGTCTTCACTGTGCGTGCATCGTGCATGCTGCGTCAACTACCCACGGTGATCGCGGGTTACGGGGGCGTACGGGCGCGCTGGGGCCCGGTCAGTACGTGACGGTGATGCGCCGGGCGGGTCCGTCGACGCGGACGATGCCGCCGTAGGGGATCACGAGTTGGGGATCGGTGTGGCCGAAGTCCACGTCGAAGACGATCGGGGTGTCCGGTGCGTACATGCGCATGGCCCGCAGTACGGCCTCGCGCTGCTCGGCCGCGTAACGAGCGGCCTCTTCCGGGCCGTTGGGCAGGGTCCTGAAGACCTCGTCGGCACTCGGCATCTCCTCCGACGTCTCCAGCAACAGCACCCCACCGTCGTACTCCGAGAGGTCGCGCGCGATCTCCCGGCCGGCCATGAGCAGCCGGCCGACGATCTCCAGACAGCCGCCCCAAGTACGGCCCTCCACCACCCGGTCGGCGTTCAGCCACGTCCACCCGTCGGCCGGCCGCATCTCCGGCTCCGCGTCGAAGGTCGCCGGGTCGGCCCAGTCGCCGTTGATGTCGTTCCAGCGCTCGGCGGGCCTCAGCTCGTACTCGCCGGAGGTGAACAGCGCGGCCCGCAGCGAATCGGCCGTCTGCGGGTTCATGGCGCCGGGGCGGCCCAGCTCGCACATCACGCTCACGCCGTGATGGCCGACGATTCCCGTGTTGCGCAGGAACATCAGCAGGTTCGTGTTGTCACTCATCCCGAAGAACGGCTTCGGGTTCGCCCGGATCAACTCCCGGTCCAGCAGCGGCAGCACGGTGATCTGGTCGTCACCGCCGATGGACGCGATGACCGCCTTGACATCGGGGTCGGCGAAGGCGGCGTGGACGTCGTCGGCGCGCTCCGGGCACGCCCGCGCCGGGCGAGATGACGGCGACGCGGTCGCCCGGGGAGGGCTTGGGAGGGTACGAAATCGGGGTCATGGCCGGAGGGTACGGAGGATCACGTGGCTCATGCACCGTGATAAACCGGGATCTGAGCAGCGGTCATCGACGGACCGCCCACCCCGAACGGACCGGAGGAACCGTGCCTCGCACCCTGGCCAACGCCCCGATCATGATCCTCAACGGCCCCAACCTGAACCTGCTCGGCCAGCGCCAGCCGGAGATCTACGGCTCCGAGACCCTGGCTGACGTCGAGGCCCTGTGCGCCAAGGCGGCGGCCGCGCACGGCGGCACGGTCGACTTCCGGCAGTCCAATCACGAGGGCGAGCTGGTCGACTGGATCCACGAGGCGCGGCTGAACCACTGCGGGATCGTGATCAACCCCGGTGCCTACTCGCACACCTCCGTGGCGATCCTGGATGCGCTCAACACCTGTGACGGCCTTCCGGTGTTGGAGGTCCACATCTCCAACATCCACAAGCGTGAGTCGTTCCGGCACCACTCGTACGTCTCGCTGCGCGCCGACGGGGTCATCGCGGGGTGCGGCGTGCAGGGGTACGCGTTCGGGGTGGAGCGGGTCGCGGCGCTGGCGGGGGCGGGGCAGGCGGAGACCTGACGTGGATGGGACCGGCGGGTGAGAGGGCGGCTGTAAGGACCGCCCTCCCTGGCTGAGCGGTCCTTACAGCCGCCCCGCCTCCACGATCCGCCGCAGGAAGCGCCGCGTACGCTTCTGCTGCGGATCGCCGAAGATCTGCTCGGCCGTGCCGCGCTCCAGCACCACACCTCCGTCCAGAAAACAAACCTGGTCGGCGACCTCGCGGGCGAACCCCATCTCGTGCGTGGCCAGCACCATCGTCATCCCGTCCGCCTTCAGGTCACGGACGACGGTGAGGACTTCACCCACCAGTTCCGGGTCGAGGGCGGCGGTGATCTCGTCCAACAGCAGCAGCCGGGGACGTACGGC
It encodes:
- a CDS encoding MFS transporter, with protein sequence MLRLAAASLAGTAIEFYDFFVYGTAAALVLGPLFFPTFSPVAGTLAAFATFGVGFVARPLGSVLFGHIGDRHGRRPVLVASLLLTGASTVAVGCVPTYGAIGVAAPLLLLVLRFLQGLGLGGEWGGAVLLTVEHAPAGRRGLWSSFPQVGPALGFLLANGVVLGLSDTQFAAWGWRVPFWAAGVLAMVGLWLRSSLAESPRFLELDDHARVPLAEVVRDHWRLVLLTAGALSIGYAIFYTVTTWSLAYATERLGVNRGIMLTCIMCAVVVKGSLTPLVAILGDRYGRRPLCLIGCFASALWMFPMITLLATAEPLLMFLGFLGAMIAFITMFAVIAAYLPELYEPRVRCTGAAVGYNLGGVLGGALTPIVATALAEQGGRVPWGVGAYLTGVALFSLGCFALLPETRPVAAVAAEPATG
- the aroQ gene encoding type II 3-dehydroquinate dehydratase; amino-acid sequence: MPRTLANAPIMILNGPNLNLLGQRQPEIYGSETLADVEALCAKAAAAHGGTVDFRQSNHEGELVDWIHEARLNHCGIVINPGAYSHTSVAILDALNTCDGLPVLEVHISNIHKRESFRHHSYVSLRADGVIAGCGVQGYAFGVERVAALAGAGQAET